Sequence from the Nitrosopumilus maritimus SCM1 genome:
AATCAATGTAGGCGGAAACACTGATTTCTTAAACATGAAAGAACAAGAGAGACTAGTCTCCAAGAAAATTTCTAAAACTGAAAGTGTACAGAGTCAACTTGATGAACGACTAGATGATGATCAAATCTATGTTGGGCCTTCTGACTTTATTCCATTTTTAGGTAACACCAAACTCATGTTTATGAGAATTGAAGGTCGTCAATGGGCAAATATTCCTTACAACATGGAGGTTCGTTTAGATGTTGATGACAAGGCAAACTCTGCAGGTATTGTAATTGATGCAATTCGACTTGCAAAGATTGCACTTGATAGAGGAGTTGGTGGACCAATCAAACCTGCAAGTGCATATCTGATGAAACACCCAATTGAACAAACTTCTGATGTTGCTGCAAAGACTGCATGTGAAAAGTTTGTAGCTGGCGAATAATCATCTAAACTTGTTTGCATCTGAAAATCTATTTTTTCTGCTTTTTTGATATTTTTCCAGTTTGAATTCTTTTGAAACTGATTTTTCTTTTTTTAGTTTAGTAAGTTTTGTATTGACTACTTTGTTGTTTTCAGCTAAATCCACAATGAGGCTCTCTCCGCCAAATCTTCTATTCTCTACATTTGCCGCAAGAATTGGGATTCTGTTTTCTAATGCCCTGACTTGAACATACATGTGCCATGATTCTATCCCTCTTCTTACAATTCTGCTAGGTGACAACAAAACTTGGGCGCCTTTTTTTGTCAAAGTATTTGCTACCTGTGGAAATACCATATCATAGCAAATCACCACTCCGAATTTGCATGCAGTATTGAAGATTTTAGCCTCCTTTCCGGGCGTGACCGTATCTCTCTCATAATCAAATGGGTGTATCTTCTCTTGCCTGCCTATGAATTCTCCTTCAGGACCAATCACAGGTGCAATTATTGAAGATTTTTTCTTGTTATTTTCATAAAATGCCCCTGGAATAATGGTCATTGAAAAATCTCTGGATATGTCCTTAAATTCTGAAAATTCTGTATCAAAGTCTGAAATTATATTTTCTTTTAGCCATTGTTCGGGAAGACAAACAATGTCAGTTTCCTGCCTGCCTAATTTTCTTAAAATCTGTGAAACTCTGTCTATTCCTTTTTGGTTATTTTGATATGAAACGGTTTGAATCATTCCTAGTTTTACCATGTTTTTAGAATGGGTATTTGGTAATTATAGGTAGGCACACATTACGATCAGAAATTTCATTTTTCTCTGAGTAACCGTTACGAAAAATATCATACTAAAACAAGAAAAATTATGCAATAGTGTCAACTAAACTTGTTAAACATCGATTATCTCACCAATTGAGACATTATTCTTATTGGTTCATGTAAAAAAAGTCGAGATCTTTGGCTTCAAATCATTTGGATTCAAGAATACCACTGTGCAATTTGAACCTGGACTTGTATCGATCTCAGGTCCTAACGGTTCTGGTAAAAGTAACATCTTAGATGCTATCATTTTTGCAATGGGTGAAAACAAACCAAAGGTTATGAGAGTTGACAAATTACGATCACTGATTCATGATATTGAAGGAAATAGACGTGGACCAAAAATGGCAAGATCTAGTGTTCATTTTGATAATTCTGATAGAAAGATTCCAGTTGATTCTGACAATGTGGAAATTACAAGGGAAATGGATGCAAATGGAGAAAATACATACTATCTAAACAAAAAGAAAACAAACCGTAGTCATATTCTTGATTTACTTGATATGGCAAATGCTGGATTAGGTCAGCTTAATGCTGTGCAACAAGGAACCGTTACAAGAATTTCTGAATTTACATCTGAAGAGAAAAGAAAGACAATTGAAGATTTGATTGGACTTTCGTATTTTGATGAAAAAAAGGCTGAATCTGTAAAACAACTTGATGAGGCAGATAGGAGATTAGAAATTGCTCTTGCAAAAATGGGTGAAATAAAGAAACGAATTGATGAATTAGAAGAGGAACGTAACCAGAAATTGCGCTATGATATTCTTGAGCGTGAATTAAATCGATACAAGGCAATTGCTGCAGCTAACAAACTAAAGGTGATTTCAAGCCAAAAAGAGTCAAAGGAATCAACTTTACACTCAGTTACTGCTGAAATCACCACATTTGATGATGAAAGAAGTATTCTTAGAACTGAAATTGGAACTTTGGAATCTGAAAAATCAAAACTTATGGCAGAAGCTAATGATTATACTCAAGCAAAATCTGCACTTGATACTGAAATTGCAACTGCAATGGAACAATATGAAATTGACAATAGTGCAATCTCTGCATCAAAGAAAAGAATAGAACAAATTGAATCTCGAATTCCAGAAATTCAAAAAGAACTTGAAGATGTTGATAGTGCACGAAGCGATATAGATACACAGATTTTGAAAATTAAAGAATCTATTGAACAAACCAATGTAAAGAAAAACAAAATTAATTCTGATTTAGAAATTGTCGACTCTCAAAGAAATAAAATTTTAGATGAACAATCACAAGCTGCAGCTAAAAAATCTGAGATTGATCAAAAAATTAAAGAGTTAACAACTCAACTTAATGATGCAAAATTAAAACTCTCTAAACTACAACACGAAAAAGAAGAATCAAAAATTAAAGTTGAATCAAACACTGCAAAACTACAAGGTCTTGAACAAGGTATTGAAGAACTGACTTCATCAAAAACAAAACTAGAATCTATGATCAAAAACCATAACGCTACAATTACTGAATTAAAATCTAGAATACAAAAACTACAATCAAAAAAATCTAAAATTGTTTCCGATATGGATGAATGGGGGGAAATTTTAGAAAAATCTAATCAAGCTGCAACTCGTTATGAATCAAAAATTAAAACTGTTAAAGGATTCATGCATGAAGACTATACTGTTGCAAAATTAAAAGAAGATGCAGAACAACTTGGCATTGAAGGTTTAGTTTATGAAATGATTTCTTGGGATAAACAATACGAGCGTTCTATCTTAGCTGTAAGTTCTGATTGGATTAAAGCAATAGTTGTAAAAGACTTTGCAACTCTTCTTGGGATTGCAGAGTTTGCAAGGTCTAGAAAATTATCTAAACTCAAGATTATTCCTATGGATTCTATCCCTAAATTCAAACTAAAACTACCTACCGATTCAGGCGTAATAGGTGTCCTTTCAGACTTTGTACGCTGCAAACCTGCCTATGCTGAACTCAAAA
This genomic interval carries:
- a CDS encoding carbon-nitrogen hydrolase family protein; amino-acid sequence: MVKLGMIQTVSYQNNQKGIDRVSQILRKLGRQETDIVCLPEQWLKENIISDFDTEFSEFKDISRDFSMTIIPGAFYENNKKKSSIIAPVIGPEGEFIGRQEKIHPFDYERDTVTPGKEAKIFNTACKFGVVICYDMVFPQVANTLTKKGAQVLLSPSRIVRRGIESWHMYVQVRALENRIPILAANVENRRFGGESLIVDLAENNKVVNTKLTKLKKEKSVSKEFKLEKYQKSRKNRFSDANKFR
- a CDS encoding chromosome segregation SMC family protein produces the protein MVHVKKVEIFGFKSFGFKNTTVQFEPGLVSISGPNGSGKSNILDAIIFAMGENKPKVMRVDKLRSLIHDIEGNRRGPKMARSSVHFDNSDRKIPVDSDNVEITREMDANGENTYYLNKKKTNRSHILDLLDMANAGLGQLNAVQQGTVTRISEFTSEEKRKTIEDLIGLSYFDEKKAESVKQLDEADRRLEIALAKMGEIKKRIDELEEERNQKLRYDILERELNRYKAIAAANKLKVISSQKESKESTLHSVTAEITTFDDERSILRTEIGTLESEKSKLMAEANDYTQAKSALDTEIATAMEQYEIDNSAISASKKRIEQIESRIPEIQKELEDVDSARSDIDTQILKIKESIEQTNVKKNKINSDLEIVDSQRNKILDEQSQAAAKKSEIDQKIKELTTQLNDAKLKLSKLQHEKEESKIKVESNTAKLQGLEQGIEELTSSKTKLESMIKNHNATITELKSRIQKLQSKKSKIVSDMDEWGEILEKSNQAATRYESKIKTVKGFMHEDYTVAKLKEDAEQLGIEGLVYEMISWDKQYERSILAVSSDWIKAIVVKDFATLLGIAEFARSRKLSKLKIIPMDSIPKFKLKLPTDSGVIGVLSDFVRCKPAYAELKTFLFGNIILTETRESAYNVSQSGYKAVTMDGEYFEAKGGTVVIDIDSKISKLTKLISMSSDVDGLFQSINAVKKYLLLKKNAIKKLDDSIQLNSERLSISEQSLASTNEHYSTLTPRIESALNMKEQITTRIADLTSRDQNIESEVLTNESHVESLLERISIVEENYASGEQARIANELSRINAKKAEVEKLYTTITNEYRDKASQLTTLETQDNREKSQSNRLHDEERSLSLEKEELQSKINELEVQKESKNEVLVKLREKEQELIETSGSSIGQLKEFDDKLKVLSEKDRELTKQINTLERQSDSLNRDLRDLVENETKLQQILSAFGFDKDMETFDVESIVQGLSAELASLNALNAKAPETYLEVSYGYRSMSTRKNSLEEERNSIVKFIEDIEKDKRQTFLDAFDKVDKEIKLIFNKMTGGNAWLELQNEDDIFNSGISYLIQFPNKPKRESTSISGGEKTLAAIVFVLALQKLKPSPFYLFDEVDAHLDAPNSERLSNILEERAKESQFIMVSLKDSVVQKAKLIYGVFPKNGVSNVVTYKDKRMPSVRTS